One Babesia bovis T2Bo chromosome 4 map unlocalized Chr4_1, whole genome shotgun sequence genomic window carries:
- a CDS encoding PRP38 pre-mRNA splicing factor family protein: protein MANRTDPTAVMVHGTNPQNLFSKILRDKVYNSMYWKESCFGLTAESIIDKAIDLQYIGGTFGGNRQPSPFLCLVLKLLQIQPEIEIIQEYIRNEEFKYLRALGIYYMRLVGNAVQIYQNLEPVYADYRKLRFRNNDGSYDIRHMDEFVDDCLRLSSYLDVDLPILPKRMILEETKQLGPRRSLLDEADDFVPELPSPRETVS from the exons ATGGCGAATCGCACCGATCCCACTGCTGTGATGGTACACGGTACCAATCCGCAAAATCTGTTCAGCAAGATTTTGCGCGACAAGGTGTACAACTCTATGTATTGGAAGGAGAGTTGCTTCGGTTTGACTGCCGAGTCTATTATTGATAAGGCTATTGATTTGCAGTACATTGGTGGTACTTTTGGTGGTAATCGTCAGCCATCACCTTTTTTATGTTTGGTTTTGAAGCTGTTGCAGATACAGCCAGAAATTGAAATCATCCAGGAATACATTCGCAACGAGGAGTTCAAGTACCTTCGGGCGCTTggcatatattatat GCGCCTTGTAGGCAATGCGGTTCAGATATACCAGAATTTGGAGCCCGTATACGCCGATTATCGCAAATTGCGTTTTCGCAATAATGATGGTA GTTATGACATTAGGCACATGGACGAGTTTGTGGATGATTGCCTTAGACTATCGAGTTACCTTGACGTTGATTTACCGATATTACCTAAACGCATGATTCTTGAGGAGACTAAGCAACTTGGTCCTCGCAGGTCATTGCTGGATGAAGCGGATGATTTTGTTCCGGAGCTTCCCAGCCCCCGCGAGACAGTCTCTTGA
- a CDS encoding Cyclin-dependent kinase regulatory subunit family protein, protein MDPKNQTRGVLTAARREQQIHIAETLPADDDGLLAGLKKHKVDTENDSLGLHCNPLFKNGNKRVVIKSDSLKSDWLGLWKVPVNNPFNMYGTIPSRMKTRDKRKTYSVPPLVDIVSDTKLEECLRRSMQTKLSPETQMNVGSGTNNMNLDSTESRLSNVQRINTILSESRSLKSALSISTARSTVDSLRYSESFEDMIPEAVGPTPTEMRLTTLLNNLYLTTRNGFLSGALPENPGKDKHHVDADFIAVSLARKAGSNPGLILFHELESIVSAPTRYRSYRDSYSSKKWDQTDYSIKSDNEVLVDNAVRKQRRDSQKSIKKSPTNQTQEFVFTEERDLLLWNASTDIARETMKRSGIAPRPVTYDLNDDFMVTDADDYAVLQTRFGKIIYSPKFKDDKYMYRFVLLTKEAQEAVEALSRTLPNASRHQGNYITSHGPKRYLTEFEIVRQLGIQMSPGWEHFMYFKELNKELVLRKRL, encoded by the coding sequence ATGGATCCGAAGAATCAGACACGAGGTGTGCTTACTGCTGCTCGCAGAGAGCAACAGATACATATAGCCGAAACATTACCGGCGGATGATGATGGGCTTTTGGCCGGCTTAAAGAAACACAAAGTGGACACCGAAAACGATAGCCTCGGTTTGCATTGTAATCCGCTTTTTAAAAATGGCAACAAAAGAGTTGTTATCAAGTCAGACAGCCTTAAAAGTGATTGGTTGGGCCTTTGGAAGGTACCGGTGAACAACCCTTTTAACATGTATGGTACCATACCATCACGCATGAAGACACGTGATAAAAGGAAAACGTACTCAGTACCACCTTTGGTTGACATTGTCAGCGACACCAAGCTAGAGGAATGTTTGCGTAGGTCAATGCAGACAAAACTATCGCCTGAAACTCAAATGAACGTTGGAAGTGGGACCAACAACATGAATCTAGACAGTACTGAATCTAGGCTCTCTAATGTACAACGCATCAACACCATACTATCGGAATCAAGAAGTTTGAAGTCGGCACTCTCCATATCCACTGCAAGAAGCACTGTAGATAGCTTACGTTATTCGGAATCCTTCGAGGACATGATCCCGGAAGCCGTAGGACCGACGCCAACAGAAATGCGATTAACTACGCTTTTAAACAATCTATACCTGACAACACGCAATGGATTTTTATCAGGAGCACTACCGGAAAATCCCGGAAAGGACAAGCATCATGTAGATGCTGATTTCATAGCAGTGTCTTTGGCAAGAAAGGCTGGATCTAACCCAGGACTCATTCTATTCCATGAACTTGAATCAATCGTCTCAGCACCTACACGATATCGCAGTTATAGGGATTCATACTCATCGAAAAAGTGGGATCAAACCGATTACTCCATAAAATCGGACAATGAGGTTCTTGTTGACAATGCCGTACGTAAACAGCGCCGAGATAGCCAAAAGTCGATTAAAAAATCACCAACAAACCAAACACAGGAATTTGTATTCACGGAAGAACGTGATCTGTTGCTCTGGAATGCATCAACAGATATAGCCAGAGAGACAATGAAGCGCTCAGGGATCGCACCTCGTCCAGTAACTTACGACTTGAACGATGACTTTATGGTAACAGACGCAGACGATTATGCAGTGCTGCAAACGAGATTTGGTAAAATTATATACTCCCCCAAATTCAAAGatgataaatatatgtatCGCTTCGTCTTGCTCACCAAAGAAGCACAAGAGGCAGTGGAAGCACTAAGTAGGACACTGCCAAACGCAAGTCGTCACCAAGGTAACTACATAACTTCACACGGACCTAAACGTTACCTCACCGAATTTGAAATCGTAAGGCAACTTGGGATACAAATGTCCCCAGGATGGGAGCACTTCATGTATTTTAAGGAATTAAATAAAGAGCTCGTACTTAGAAAACGGCTGTAG
- a CDS encoding putative S1/P1 nuclease — protein MTLGCLLPLLGLFLLGGKPTLAWDDITREAIESTAMSAITFDRLRRMKVILRGHDLVDYTWWSDEVRKRIPESATLHRQLQNDETCLTFDSTCPNGLCLIQGSKFFFAKLMSSGYSIVSQPIKFELPLFRYPKDVTFTPSDCLKYLVVLLSDMHYPFNVDLAEPHSLAHRKVDLSGFPMWEALSKEKLGHAKPSFEDFIMKVYMPHYIQTNEESWYGSWTNVEVLGSRYKVEQETFNRNTWDNFEIWASETANLHCNGLVTKSDFSKDKQTIKLSDALLDRIGNTIKFQIVLAGARVAVVLNYILSHREIAYCEKTGLLIERHPDDVWRWHDYVVIMTLTVFGTAVTVGFYFLCIGLLYMFKDHVTQKVDEAIQGWKNRRKSKYQPHLEIHQQ, from the exons ATGACACTGGGATGTTTGTTACCATTGTTAGGGCTGTTCCTGCTGGGCGGGAAGCCTACTCTAGCCTGGGATGATATAACCAGAGAGGCTATCG AATCCACCGCTATGAGTGCTATCACTTTCGATCGTCTGAGACGTATGAAAGTAATACTTCGTGGTCACGATTTGGTTGATTACACGTGGTGGTCCGATGAAGTGAGAAAGAGAATACCTGAATCGGCCACTCTGCACAGACAGTTGCAGAATGATGAAACGTGCTTAACATTCGATTCGACATGCCCCAATGGGTTGTGTTTAATCCAGGGTTCTAAATTCTTCTTTGCTAAACTGATGTCGAGTGGCTATAGTATTGTCTCTCAACCTATCAAGTTTGAACTGCCACTATTTAGATACCCAAAGGATGTGACCTTCACTCCCTCGGATTGCTTGAAGTATTTGGTAGTTTTGTTGTCTGATATGCACTATCCTTTCAACGTTGATTTAGCGGAACCACATAGCCTCGCTCACCGCAAAG TCGACCTTTCTGGGTTTCCCATGTGGGAGGCTTTGAGTAAGGAGAAACTGGGCCATGCGAAGCCAAGCTTCGAGGACTTCATCATGAAGGTGTACATGCCACATTACATCCAAACTAACGAGGAATCGTGGTACGGTTCCTGGACAAATGTGGAGGTACTAGGTTCGCGTTACAAGGTCGAACAGGAGACCTTTAACAGGAACACATGGGACAACTTTGAAATTTGGGCTAGTGAGACTGCTAACCTCCACTGCAACGGCCTGGTGACGAAAAGCGATTTCTCCAAGGATAAGCAAACCATTAAACTGTCAGATGCACTGCTTGACAGAATTGGTAATACCATCAAGTTCCAGATTGTGCTTGCTGGAGCAAGGGTAGCAGTTGTGCTGAACTACATTCTATCTCACAGGGAAATCGCATATTGCGAGAAGACTGGTTTACTTATTG AGAGGCACCCAGATGACGTGTGGAGATGGCATGATTACGTGGTCATTATGACACTAACTGTGTTCGGAACCGCTGTAACG GTTGGATTCTACTTCTTATGTATAGGACTGCTTTACATGTTCAAGGATCACGTTACACAGAAAGTAGACGAAGCAATTCAGGGATGGAAGAACAGGCGCAAGAGCAAATATCAGCCACATCTGGAAATTCACCAACAATAA
- a CDS encoding Rab-GTPase-TBC domain family protein, with translation MTSNVQQGSPITPSAKSDFINELLSIGEVYSPLREEKWVSMMKRGLSSFAKAHWNTFVRRTNRGIPQKFRWESWKVAMKFDENVATASPDYHTFASQPNEYMSIIQIDVPRTFPELQVFDTEAQQQLSRILLAYSNYHPEVGYCQGMNFIAGMILLVSGFNEMESYVGFVGLMKELGLAEFYKPSFPLIQKYIRAFDALTAEMWPDLHRHFEREEISVAVFLNQWFLTMFVIILPLRTVIALWDYILFNGLSSILSVALGLQYLLAPQMKQLKFEAIMTFSKHIKEADSKDDIRVGRIIVNQAYRITQSHGNIDEFIQQQDASFASDLEPSTQFVPPDDSNSSRSSSSRRGKSNTLMSLVSQLGIVQSPNDDVGLL, from the exons ATGACCTCTAATGTGCAGCAGGGGTCGCCAATTACGCCCTCAGCTAAGAGCGACTTCATTAATGAACTTTTG TCTATCGGGGAGGTATACAGTCCATTACGTGAGGAAAAATGGGTTTCTATGATGAAACGTGGTCTATCATCCTTTGCCAAAGCGCACTGGAACACCTTCGTACGTCGTACTAATAG GGGTATACCGCAGAAATTTAGATGGGAAAGTTGGAAGGTGGCGATGAAGTTTGATGAAAATGTTGCCACTGCATCCCCTGATTACCATACATTCGCCTCGCAACCCAATGAGTATATGTCGATTATACAAATTGATGTGCCGAG AACATTTCCTGAATTACAAGTATTTGACACAGAAGCACAACAGCAGTTGTCTCGTATactg CTTGCGTACTCAAATTACCATCCAGAGGTTGGGTATTGCCAAGGAATGAATTTTATTGCTG GCATGATTTTGTTAGTTAGCGGCTTTAATGAGATGGAATCATATGTGGGTTTCGTCGGTCTCATGAAGGAATTGGGGCTTGCTGAATTTTATAAACCATCGTTTCCGCTGATTCAAAAATACATTCGTG CGTTCGATGCACTTACGGCAGAAATGTGGCCAGATTTACATCGTCATTTTGAACGTGAAGAGATATCGGTTGCTGTTTTCCTCAACCAGTG GTTCCTCACTATGTTTGTGATCATTCTTCCCTTGAGGACTGTTATAGCCTTATGGGATTATATTCTGTTCAACGGTCTATCAAGTATACTGTCTGTTGCGCTTGGGTTGCAATATCTTCTGGCTCCTCAAATGAAACAGCTGAAGTTCGAGGCTATAATGACCTTTTCTAAACACATTAAGGAAGCTGATAGCAAGGACGACATTCGTGTTGGACGTATCATCGTGAACCAAGCGTACCGCATTACCCAATCACATGGCAatattgatgaattcaTTCAGCAGCAGGATGCATCATTTGCATCTGATTTGGAGCCTTCAACCCAATTCGTCCCACCTGATGATTCCAACAGTTCTCGGTCCTCCAGCTCGAGGCGCGGCAAGTCTAACACTCTGATGAGTCTAGTGTCTCAACTAGGGATTGTACAATCACCAAATGATGATGTAGGGCTGCTATAA
- a CDS encoding Autophagocytosis associated protein active-site domain family protein — MQQAHDILLGSASTLLPNTGFDFQGKGAVTPSEFILAGDSLVATDSRWHWVLEYNGPPLDCLPSDKQLLRAHGIPCISLPKLVTRDVGEWVLCDAVYDNDSKLLDPAKGEHCTNRPTTKLYDDGVPSRPHRRYDVSITYDLYYETPRIWLIGFNTFGLTLSQHEMLQDVPSEYAGKTITLGRHPYTGELNLTVHPCCQMEALYRQNHGKSTYKPENAIIFAFDIWASVLPRFCFIPPKNNNKNASLVERNDTTAANNTAM; from the exons ATGCAGCAAGCGCATGACATACTGTTAGGTAGCGCCAGCACTTTGCTTCCAAACACAGGATTTGATTTCCAAGGAAAGGGTGCGGTAACGCCTTCCGAATTCATATTAGCCGGCGATTCGCTCGTCGCTACTGATAGCCGGTGGCATTG GGTACTTGAATATAATGGACCTCCTCTTGACTGCTTGCCATCCGACAAACAACTCCTGCGTGCCCATGGCATCCCTTGCATAAGTTTACCTAAACTC GTCACACGAGACGTTGGTGAATGGGTGTTGTGCGATGCTGTATATGATAATGATTCAAAGTTATTAGATCCCGCGAAGGGTGAACACTGTACCAAT CGCCCAACGACAAAACTATACGATGACGGCGTCCCAAGCAGACCGCATAGACGATACGATGTAAGCATAACATATGACCTTTACTATGAGACGCCTAGAATATGGCTAATAGGATTCAATACG TTCGGACTGACACTATCGCAACATGAGATGCTTCAAGATGTGCCGTCTGAGTATGCTGGTAAAACCATCACTCTTGGTAGGCATCCGTATACCGGAGAACTGAACTTGACTGTACACCCATGCTGTCAGATGGAAGCGCTATACAGACAAAACCATGGCAAATCTACATACAA ACCAGAAAATGCTATCATATTTGCATTTGATATTTGGGCATCGGTGCTGCCAAGGTTTTGCTTTATTCCACCAAAGAATAACAATAAGAATGCGAGCTTAGTTGAAAGGAATGACACAACTGCAGCAAATAATACCgcaatgtaa
- a CDS encoding putative tRNA(Ile)-lysidine synthase, whose protein sequence is MFIWIWFNAIWICQLLQCLENVASFRIVDNNHLVGFLRGRPPFRVNTTEEKVNSTDGAPPYVNVELPVKALWNVISEHVISKVYRCANGDSKALPVILSCSGGQDSMSLLHCLGLIKHYAGGMVASTPWSRYLDNNDRFDLPSIYQSLMTLLRNTYVVYFDHCARPDTDKDIDVIRSACEKYGLKFHLEKAESQVKQLAHDDISGNFQKCARDWRREAYRRLIDDIDILQDGSDNSVSYSDSLLNGKIFNKRLLLQKSEDLDAASLINEHTRGIVLMGHHSNDNVETFLFKLLRGVHLSNMTGMERMSYLDYSRDIVVIRPFIQLTKSALGLFLEGVNGTFHEDSSNNTAKYTRNRIRQSVLPELLNAASPGERPEVALESLNKRFCNLSAQSRTLKNTLDFEAYMFSDYISSKYGVPNHFNLPESNQSTFANHDSATTRQIAQVYRSFYHNMYSSFKFDKAVINGRKYIKTLQFLRSIGLETKEVFFVDEWLMIQSELLRKEILFKFCLRTCGEECLLSSQVSDRLYTFWSKEPNTDAVKMHVFPGGKMIAHQGTIAKPYRPATCKGPYEPDTVYNDGHCIFRIFDNFKVQVMPAGDRSRSNSFHLMLTVPLSSVGGEPTAFDIRQLRDDDIVPSDSLWNRTASSVLSKMNFPQILRDELPVIALKDSNHVICFYGVNIMAPYYDTKVQKASFSFGKDSLTSNHTRQYVIKVLK, encoded by the exons ATGTTCATATGGATTTGGTTCAATGCCATATGGATATGCCAGTTGTTACAATGTTTGGAAAACGTTGCTAGTTTTAGGATTGTCGATAACAATCATTTAGTTGGATTCCTTCGTGGACGTCCACCATTCCGAGTGAATACTACGGAGGAAAAGGTTAATTCCACGGATGGAGCTCCACCTTACGTTAACGTAGAATTGCCTGTAAAGGCTTTGTGGAATGTAATAAGTGAACATGTCATATCAAAGGTATATCGTTGTGCTAATGGTGATTCAAAAGCGCTACCTGTGATTCTCAGTTGCAGCGGCGGTCAAGATTCCATGTCTTTGCTTCATTGTTTGGGATTAATCAAACATTATGCTGGTGGCATGGTAGCATCGACTCCTTGGTCTCGATATTTAGATAATAATGATCGATTCGACCTTCCATCAATCTATCAATCATTAATGACTCTATTACGTAATACCTACGTTGTGTATTTTGACCATTGCGCTCGTCCAGACACTGATAAAGACATTGATGTGATTCGTTCGGCCTGTGAAAAATACGGCCTAAAATTCCATCTAGAAAAAGCAGAAAGTCAAGTAAAGCAGTTAGCGCACGATGATATCAGTGGTAACTTTCAAAAATGCGCACGCGACTGGCGTCGAGAAGCCTACAGGCGTTTAATAGACGATATAGACATCTTACAAGACGGCTCTGATAATTCAGTCAGTTATTCTGATAGCTTATTGAATGGGAAAATATTTAACAAGCGTTTGCTTTTACAAAAATCCGAGGATTTGGACGCTGCCTCTTTAATCAACGAACATACTCGCGGTATTGTCCTAATGGGTCACCATTCAAATGACAATGTGGAAACTTTTCTATTTAAGTTGCTTCGAGGCGTTCACCTTAGTAACATGAC AGGAATGGAGCGAATGAGCTACCTCGACTATAGCAGAGATATCGTAGTGATTAGGCCATTTATACAGCTAACAAAGTCCGCATTGGGTTTGTTTCTAGAG GGCGTCAATGGGACATTTCATGAAGATTCATCTAATAATACCGCCAAGTACACGAGAAATCGCATACGCCAATCAGTGTTGCCTGAGCTTCTGAACGCGGCATCGCCAGGGGAACGCCCCGAGGTTGCTTTGGAATCCTTGAATAAGCGTTTCTGCAATTTAAGTGCTCAAAGCCGCACTTTAAAAAATACTTTAGATTTTGAGGCGTACATGTTCAGTGACTATATATCGTCTAAATACGGGGTACCAAATCACTTTAATCTACCCGAGTCAAATCAATCAACTTTCGCAAATCACGACAGTGCAACAACACGGCAGATAGCACAAGTATACAGGAGTTTTTACCATAACATGTACTCCAGTTTCAAATTTGATAAGGCCGTTATAAACGGTcgtaaatatataaaaacgTTACAGTTTTTGAGATCAATTGGCCTGGAAACTAAAGAGGTGTTCTTCGTTGATGAGTGGCTCATGATACAAAGCGAACTTTTACGCAAGGAAATACTCTTCAAGTTTTGCTTGAGAACGTGTGGTGAAGAATGCCTGTTGAGCAGTCAAGTGTCAGACCGATTATACACGTTTTGGTCAAAGGAACCAAACACTGATGCAGTGAAGATGCATGTATTCCCTGGTGGGAAAATGATAGCACACCAAGGTACTATTGCAAAGCCATATAGAC CAGCTACTTGCAAGGGCCCCTATGAACCTGATACGGTATATAATGACGGCCACTGCATCTTCCGTATATTTGACAATTTTAAAGTTCAAGTGATGCC TGCTGGGGACCGTAGTCGATCTAATTCCTTCCACCTTATGTTAACAGTTCCGCTATCAAGCGTTGGAGGTGAGCCCACGGCATTTGACATTCGTCAGCTAAGGGATGACGACATTGTACCATCTGATTCTTTGTGGAATCGTACTGCATCATCGGTTTTGTCTAAGATGAATTTCCCTCAAATACTGCGTGATGAGTTACCGGTTATCGCCTTAAAAGATAGCAACCATGTTATTTGCTTTTATGGTGTCAACATTATGGCTCCTTATTATGACACGAAGGTACAGAAAGcttcattttcatttgGAAAAGATTCACTAACATCAAACCACACTAGACAGTACGTTATTAAGGTTTTGAAGTAG
- a CDS encoding Acetyl-coenzyme A transporter 1 family protein yields the protein MGLNVVTNYATNAEQEREHKKLLSYTFYDFKAIVILLTLYIIQGIPMGIHLSLPLIIYNKVSYSQMGNLSLTAIPLSLKLLWAPIMESLYSRRLGKRKCWIIPVQLITACLMLFVSANNRFDRWTGQHGETVDVTALLVYCTITYILMATQDVVVDGWALNMLRPEMRIHASTCNAAGQHIGINISYVCLTILSSNQMSRIINQTKDVIVTGAGEDNVSSHVQAIADRDFGIMSHYIRIFGIVTLAVTVLVMFIHEVEDAPTLIELQPVTEIGIIDTSPATRRWNMIKQSYALLIQILKLEPALLLGKLVLTINLIYSPEEPAELKLLEKGVPKDLLASITPFIIPLQIVGPPLITTAIRRSSSADVIYKGLRMRLLVVMSYVGLTYVAGLYYTTMPHSQLVTVLFYIPVVVLSILRHICELVVCVALVALFADVSDPSIGGTYMALLNALMNVGELVPRLLGFWMIDALELYSRGLVDGLLIEGLLCIILGVIVLPIFRKVLLRIESYGVNEWYVNKFAEA from the exons ATGGGTTTGAACGTGGTGACTAACTACGCTACCAATGCCGAGCAAGAGCGGGAACATAAAAAGCTTTTATCATATACATTTTATGATTTCAAGGCGATTGTGATTTTGTTAACATTGTACATAATACAAGGCATACCAATGGGAATCCACCTCTCGCTTCCGCtgattatatacaacaaagtGTCGTACTCTCAAATGGGCAATTTATCCTTGACTGCAATCCCGTTGTCGCTTAAGCTCCTATGGGCACCAATTATGGAATCGCTGTACTCTAGGAGATTAGGCAAGCGTAAATGTTGGATTATACCAGTACAACTTATCACAGCTTGTCTAATGCTATTTGTTAGCGCGAACAACAGATTTGACAGGTGGACGGGACAACATGGAGAAACAGTTGATGTAACTGCCTTGCTAGTATATTGTACTATTACATACATACTCATGGCAACTCAAGATGTAGTGGTGGACGGCTGGGCACTAAATATGCTCCGTCCTGAGATGCGCATACATGCATCCACCTGTAATGCAGCTGGGCAGCATATCGGCATAAATATATCCTATGTCTGTTTGACCATACTTAGCAGTAACCAAATGTCACGTATCATCAATCAAACTAAAGATGTTATTGTTACGGGGGCAGGAGAAGACAATGTTTCAAGTCATGTGCAAGCTATAGCGGATCGAGATTTTGGTATAATGTCGCATTATATTCGCATTTTTGGTATAGTCACTCTGGCAGTCACGGTTTTAGTGATGTTTATACACGAAGTAGAGGACGCGCCAACACTAATAGAACTCCAACCTGTAACTGAAATCGGCATAATTGACACAAGCCCAGCTACCCGAAGGTGGAATATGATTAAGCAAAGCTATGCCCTATTGATCCAG ATACTCAAACTTGAACCGGCACTTTTATTAGGCAAACTGGTTCTTACCATTAATTTAATATACTCACCCGAAGAACCTGCCGAATTGAAACTTCTGGAAAAGGGAGTGCCCAAAGATTTGTTGGCATCCATAACGCCATTTATCATACCGTTACAGATCGTAGGCCCTCCATTG ATAACAACTGCAATAAGGCGATCAAGCAGCGCAGACGTAATTTACAAGGGTTTAAGGATGAGATTACTAGTAGTCATGAGTTATGTGG GGTTGACGTATGTGGCAGGCTTGTACTACACTACAATGCCGCACAGTCAATTGGTAACTGTTTTATTCTACATACCAGTTGTAGTACTCTCTATACTTAGACATATTTGCGAACTTGTGGTTTGCGTAGCATTGGTTGCCCTGTTTGCTGACGTCTCAGATCCGTCAATAGGAGGAACTTATATGGCCCTTCTCAATGCACTAATGAACGTTGGAGAGTTGGTACCGCGCTTACTGGGCTTCTGGATGATAGACGCTCTGGAATTGT ATTCGCGAGGTCTAGTGGATGGTTTGCTGATAGAAGGCCTGTTATGCATCATATTGGGTGTCATAGTGCTACCAATATTCCGCAAGGTATTGCTGCGCATTGAATCATATGGCGTAAACGAGTGGTATGTGAACAAGTTTGCCGAGGCTTGA
- a CDS encoding Nuclear transport factor 2 (NTF2) domain family protein, whose amino-acid sequence MYAEGTKEGHFHDTVQPQFVDKTKMSAQRMSVIQEKGANWHPRGYKSTDTRLNVGNPLYLGEYQGHSGNTGWSDESNLPFDPAQRFGSNSYNRFMGGATGYGHNGYVNNLPNSTTGALQNTAQATQSTTNDAIYPSVVENVSPTQPSTAQTVNSPPESSVNVDIEDVAHHFVYRYYSLLHSNPSGMFNLYSRKAHICKNDLHGNRIAVNGHADIKNYYSQFLPKHTTAHIRHIEVQNIGNQGSLLILIVGDVNTRMNNKILTKRVSHAVVLVGDQAKTRFHIVNDVTIQEQIVSEKTEVETQPIVHKEPEAVVPPKNQVMPQAPPSTQEVINDSHAQKMRERGRCVIMGLPKDVTVDELRKAINNRFATSNKKDARVLRVDIKIPNHGGEDVPLIAFVLVDSWYAADVLVSGGIVVRDKRFSVDIHKRGHNSRELPAAGQGLRPHNKHNAW is encoded by the exons ATGTATGCGGAAGGAACCAAAGAAGGTCACTTTCACGACACTGTACAGCCCCAATTTGTCGATAAAACCAAGATGTCTGCCCAGAGGATGAGCGTAATCCAAGAAAAGGGTGCTAATTGGCATCCTAGGGGTTATAAGTCGACTGATACTAGACTTAACGTGGGTAATCCACTCTATCTAGGAGAGTACCAAGGGCACTCTGGTAATACGGGGTGGTCAGATGAATCCAACCTCCCATTTGACCCGGCTCAGCGCTTTGGCTCAAATTCATATAATCGCTTTATGGGTGGTGCCACTGGATACGGCCACAATGGTTATGTTAATAACCTTCCTAATTCAACTACGGGGGCATTGCAGAATACTGCTCAAGCTACACAATCGACGACGAACGATGCAATATACCCGTCTGTGGTTGAAAATGTATCACCAACCCAACCTTCTACAGCGCAAACTGTGAATTCGCCGCCTGAATCAAGTGTCAATGTTGACATTGAAGATGTTGCCCATCATTTCGTATACAGGTATTATTCGCTTCTCCACAGCAACCCTAGTGGGATGTTCAACCTTTATTCTCGAAAAGCCCATATTTGTAAAAACGACCTTCACGGGAATAGAATAGCGGTCAACGGTCACGCAGATATCAAGAACTACTACTCCCAATTTTTACCGAAGCATACCACAGCTCATATCAGGCATATCGAAGTTCAGAATATAGGAAATCAGGGTTCGCTACTAATTTTAATTGTTGGAGATGTTAACACACGAATGAATAACAAAATTCTGACTAAACGAGTGTCACATGCAGTCGTTCTCGTTGGTGATCAGGCAAAAACACGATTTCACATTGTCAATGATGTAACCATTCAAGAACAGATTGTATCAG AAAAAACTGAAGTAGAGACTCAGCCCATTGTTCATAAGGAGCCAGAAGCCGTGGTTCCGCCGAAGAACCAAGTGATGCCTCAGGCTCCTCCGAGTACTCAGGAAGTAATCAACGACAGTCATGCACAAAAGATGCGCGAAAGAGGTAGATGCGTAATTATGGGTCTACCTAAAGACGTTACGGTTGATGAACTGAGGAAAGCAATTAATAACCGTTTTGCGACGTCAAATAAAAAGGACGCAAGGGTTTTACGCGTTGATATCAAGATTCCGAATCATGGTGGAGAAGACGTGCCATTAATTGCTTTTGTTCTAGTGGATAGCTGGTACGCAGCAGATGTGCTTGTCAGCGGAGGGATTGTTGTTCGTGATAAGAGATTCAGCGTTGACATACACAAGAGAGGGCATAATTCGCGTGAATTGCCTGCTGCGGGACAAGGTCTACGTCCACATAACAAGCATAATGCATGGTAG